A stretch of the Clostridiales bacterium genome encodes the following:
- a CDS encoding iron ABC transporter permease, with protein MLAVLLVALGVAMLAGVGLGAVRVGAADVFEAIGRMVSGTPKMAGDAVIVDIRLPRVVLAALVGACLATAGVLYQALFRNPLADPYILGMSAGAGLGAVIALTLTAGATAFRFGAVPLGAFIGAVLTIVVVVRLASLKGVLDVTSLLLAGVALSYVLAALTSFIMVFFRESMTTIVFWMMGGLTAASWPYVLTVAPMFALGSAIPLLATREMNLLLLGEERASELGVDVERFKRLLLASGSLLVAGAVAVSGLIGFVGLMTPHIVRLVLGPDHRMLLPASAIAGAIVMVLADLAARTILAPVELPVGIVTALVGGPFFIWLLVRRGVGR; from the coding sequence GTGCTTGCCGTGTTGCTCGTCGCGCTCGGCGTCGCGATGCTTGCGGGTGTGGGGCTCGGTGCGGTCCGCGTGGGCGCCGCGGACGTTTTCGAAGCGATCGGTCGCATGGTGTCAGGAACGCCAAAGATGGCCGGAGACGCGGTCATAGTCGACATCCGCCTTCCGAGGGTCGTGCTGGCGGCCTTGGTCGGCGCGTGCCTCGCGACGGCTGGAGTGCTCTACCAGGCGCTCTTTCGCAACCCACTCGCCGATCCCTACATTCTTGGCATGTCGGCGGGAGCGGGTCTCGGCGCGGTCATCGCACTCACACTGACGGCCGGGGCGACAGCGTTTCGATTTGGCGCGGTGCCGCTGGGCGCGTTCATCGGTGCGGTACTCACGATCGTGGTCGTCGTTCGGCTGGCGTCGCTCAAAGGGGTGCTCGACGTGACGTCACTGCTGTTGGCTGGCGTTGCGCTTTCCTACGTTCTTGCCGCCCTCACCTCCTTCATCATGGTGTTCTTCCGTGAGTCCATGACGACGATCGTTTTTTGGATGATGGGCGGGCTAACGGCTGCGTCGTGGCCGTACGTGCTGACTGTCGCGCCCATGTTCGCGCTCGGAAGCGCGATTCCGCTCCTGGCGACGCGAGAGATGAACCTGCTTCTCCTTGGCGAAGAGCGGGCGAGCGAACTCGGTGTCGACGTCGAGCGATTCAAGCGGCTATTGCTGGCGTCCGGCTCGCTTCTTGTGGCCGGGGCCGTCGCGGTGTCCGGGCTGATCGGCTTTGTCGGCCTGATGACTCCACACATCGTGCGGCTCGTGCTCGGGCCGGATCACCGGATGCTATTGCCCGCCTCGGCAATCGCCGGCGCCATCGTCATGGTGCTCGCGGATCTTGCGGCGCGCACCATTCTTGCGCCGGTTGAACTGCCGGTGGGCATAGTGACCGCGCTTGTGGGCGGCCCCTTCTTCATCTGGCTGCTCGTGAGGCGGGGTGTGGGCCGGTGA
- a CDS encoding Rieske 2Fe-2S domain-containing protein, whose protein sequence is MSDRSVRMRFHEDTTVEDLKAYMTPFVARLGYVFNDDAEFVDEVLASELEILAETGDVYCPCRVRTGDPKADYKVVCPCIPFFADEFAKLRKCWCGLFVMHDVEDGSELHGVIEVSPGPAEVPVVPADELAPGGVRTVRVGTREIALVRVGDEFFALGNVCRHAFGPLGQGFIDGYALMCPWHGWRYDVRDGSTDHPGADVKTYPVAVRGGYVYVTV, encoded by the coding sequence GTGAGCGACCGGTCGGTGCGCATGCGATTCCATGAAGACACGACGGTCGAGGACCTCAAGGCGTACATGACTCCGTTTGTCGCGAGGCTCGGCTACGTGTTCAACGACGACGCGGAATTCGTGGATGAGGTGCTCGCAAGTGAGTTGGAGATCCTCGCCGAGACGGGCGACGTGTACTGTCCGTGCCGGGTGCGCACTGGGGATCCGAAAGCGGACTACAAGGTCGTCTGTCCCTGCATCCCGTTTTTCGCCGATGAGTTCGCGAAGCTGCGCAAGTGCTGGTGCGGCTTGTTTGTCATGCATGATGTCGAGGACGGGAGCGAGCTGCACGGCGTGATCGAGGTGTCTCCCGGGCCCGCCGAGGTCCCGGTCGTTCCAGCTGACGAGCTGGCGCCCGGCGGTGTGCGCACTGTACGCGTCGGCACGCGGGAGATCGCGCTTGTAAGAGTCGGCGACGAGTTCTTCGCGCTTGGCAACGTGTGCCGTCACGCATTCGGGCCGCTCGGCCAGGGCTTCATCGATGGGTATGCGCTGATGTGCCCGTGGCACGGGTGGCGTTACGATGTGCGCGACGGGAGTACCGACCACCCCGGCGCGGACGTCAAGACGTATCCGGTCGCGGTGCGCGGCGGTTACGTCTACGTCACCGTGTGA
- a CDS encoding glutaredoxin family protein translates to MQIIVFGLSTCPYCRMTKKFLDEAGVEYELTEVDLLDGEEKEAAVAEVKRLSGGTSFPVVVAGDEVIVGFNKKRIKELLAG, encoded by the coding sequence ATGCAGATCATCGTGTTTGGTTTATCCACGTGTCCGTACTGTCGGATGACCAAGAAGTTTCTCGACGAGGCTGGTGTCGAGTATGAGCTAACTGAGGTAGACCTGCTCGATGGCGAGGAGAAGGAAGCCGCCGTAGCCGAGGTCAAGCGGCTTTCGGGTGGCACGTCTTTTCCGGTCGTGGTGGCCGGTGACGAAGTCATCGTCGGCTTTAACAAGAAGCGCATCAAGGAGTTGCTGGCAGGGTGA
- a CDS encoding DUF1016 family protein, with protein MTGRGADPSPDVVSDALLGDVTELIERARARAASAANTELVMLYWSAGRRVRQDVLGDGRTGYDMDVLKGLAARLTERYGRGFGWRNLSRMVKFAELYPEPEILPPLAAKLTWTNIAELLTISKQPKRDFYLALCAHEGWTKHTRSDPYVLDFLDLPLQHSESQLERAILDEVECFMLELGAGFTFVGRQKRVTIESKNYGARAAAAEAGCA; from the coding sequence ATGACGGGCAGAGGTGCCGACCCGAGTCCCGACGTCGTTAGCGACGCATTGTTGGGCGACGTCACGGAACTGATCGAGCGGGCACGGGCCCGCGCTGCTTCGGCGGCCAACACGGAGCTGGTAATGCTCTACTGGAGTGCCGGGAGGCGCGTCCGCCAGGACGTGCTCGGCGATGGGCGTACGGGATACGACATGGATGTACTGAAGGGATTGGCGGCCCGACTCACTGAACGTTACGGCCGCGGGTTCGGCTGGCGAAACCTTTCGCGAATGGTGAAGTTCGCTGAGCTGTATCCCGAGCCGGAGATTTTGCCGCCACTGGCGGCAAAATTGACCTGGACCAACATCGCGGAGCTTCTCACCATCTCTAAGCAGCCCAAACGCGACTTCTACCTTGCGCTGTGCGCGCATGAAGGGTGGACCAAACACACGCGCAGCGATCCATACGTGCTCGACTTCCTCGACCTGCCGCTGCAGCACAGCGAGTCGCAGCTCGAACGGGCGATCCTCGACGAGGTCGAGTGCTTCATGCTCGAACTTGGCGCGGGCTTCACGTTCGTCGGACGGCAAAAGCGCGTGACCATCGAAAGCAAGAATTACGGCGCGCGAGCAGCTGCAGCGGAGGCTGGCTGCGCTTGA
- a CDS encoding cobalamin-binding protein has product MNDRIYRMARLFAALAVVMLPLSACASPGPAPDADAPVAAPIEAVVEFPVTVTDDTGREVTIETEPARIVSLAPANTEILAELGLLDRIVGVTSYDDYPAEVADIEVVGDFVGPNLEAVAAADPDLVVATGGVQGDVIIQLEELGATVIAVDPADLEGLFDSIEMLGAATGTAQQASDLTVSMRADLEAVSAALGDVEPVRCFIEIAQNPLFTAGTGTLLNDLINAAGGVNVVTESGWVAYSLEQLVTEDPEVYLATLGSMSDPDDLAGRPGYAELTAVKSGRVHVLDDNLVSRPGPRVVEGVRAIAEALHPEAF; this is encoded by the coding sequence ATGAATGACAGGATTTATCGAATGGCACGCCTTTTCGCGGCCCTCGCCGTGGTGATGTTGCCGCTGTCCGCGTGCGCGAGTCCCGGGCCCGCGCCTGACGCCGACGCGCCCGTTGCCGCTCCCATAGAGGCCGTCGTCGAGTTTCCGGTGACCGTTACCGACGACACTGGCCGCGAGGTCACGATAGAGACTGAACCGGCGCGCATCGTGAGTCTCGCTCCCGCGAACACAGAGATCCTGGCCGAGCTCGGCCTGCTCGACCGCATCGTCGGGGTAACGAGTTACGACGACTATCCGGCCGAGGTGGCCGATATCGAGGTAGTGGGCGACTTCGTGGGGCCCAATCTTGAGGCTGTGGCCGCGGCTGACCCGGACCTGGTCGTTGCGACCGGTGGCGTTCAGGGCGATGTGATCATCCAACTCGAGGAGCTTGGCGCTACGGTTATCGCGGTTGACCCCGCCGACCTCGAGGGCTTGTTCGATTCGATTGAGATGTTGGGCGCGGCGACAGGCACCGCTCAGCAAGCCTCCGATCTCACCGTTTCGATGCGCGCGGATCTTGAGGCGGTCTCAGCGGCGCTCGGCGACGTCGAACCGGTGAGGTGTTTCATTGAGATCGCGCAAAATCCGCTGTTCACGGCGGGTACTGGTACGTTGCTCAACGACCTCATCAACGCGGCGGGCGGAGTGAACGTGGTCACGGAAAGCGGGTGGGTCGCGTACTCGCTTGAGCAGCTCGTGACCGAGGATCCGGAAGTGTATCTGGCGACGCTCGGCTCGATGTCGGATCCCGATGATCTCGCCGGGCGTCCGGGCTACGCAGAACTCACCGCCGTCAAGAGTGGCCGGGTCCATGTGCTAGACGACAACCTGGTGAGCCGACCCGGACCTCGCGTCGTCGAGGGCGTGAGAGCGATCGCGGAAGCGCTCCATCCCGAGGCGTTTTAG
- a CDS encoding NAD(P)/FAD-dependent oxidoreductase: MTDITQMECAKPGSRRRVVIAGGGYGGTTLAVRLARSMRPSDDIEILLIEPNPCQQALSELDLVAVGPPRPEFCELWHPTVFRDLPVTVCYNRLDSVHAEQRAVTVGQRGENGQRVEYWRLVLATGAIAFVPPVPGLAERAVTMWSVHDAQELQRRIEWAFKRAATLSDRTARTKALCFTVIGGGATGIEIVGTLGQMLPRRARDAGLDPADLRIRLVEGRPEILYDLPRAQRVRAMERLRRMGVELYVGSMVKRVDDDAVVLESGERIETRVLVFCGGAKADPDAISWGLDFDSSGRLVCDEYLRSPRHPEIYAIGDVAAFRDPANNKILPMLAQFAIREGEHTAENIMREARGESPVVFKPHMHGEFVSVGPRWGVGWMFNMNISGVPAIIMKRATYVMYWFSVGGAGLAWKRLKEMLAMAR, encoded by the coding sequence ATGACAGACATCACCCAAATGGAGTGCGCAAAGCCAGGTTCCCGCCGCCGAGTGGTCATCGCCGGAGGCGGATACGGGGGAACCACACTGGCCGTCAGACTCGCGCGTTCGATGCGGCCATCCGACGACATCGAGATCCTCCTCATCGAGCCCAACCCGTGCCAGCAAGCGCTCTCCGAACTCGACCTCGTCGCGGTGGGACCGCCCCGCCCGGAGTTCTGCGAGCTGTGGCACCCCACCGTCTTCCGCGACTTGCCGGTGACCGTCTGCTACAACCGGCTCGATTCCGTCCATGCCGAGCAACGCGCGGTCACCGTTGGTCAGCGTGGCGAGAACGGCCAGCGTGTGGAGTACTGGCGACTCGTGCTGGCGACCGGTGCGATCGCGTTCGTGCCTCCTGTGCCCGGACTCGCGGAGCGCGCGGTCACGATGTGGTCGGTGCACGACGCGCAAGAGCTGCAACGCCGTATCGAGTGGGCGTTCAAGCGAGCGGCCACCCTTTCGGACAGGACAGCCCGTACCAAGGCGCTGTGTTTCACTGTGATCGGCGGCGGAGCGACAGGGATAGAAATCGTCGGGACCCTCGGCCAGATGCTTCCACGCCGTGCGCGAGACGCGGGACTTGACCCCGCGGATCTCAGGATCCGGCTTGTGGAAGGGCGGCCCGAGATCCTCTACGACCTGCCCCGAGCACAGCGCGTCCGCGCGATGGAACGCTTGCGGCGAATGGGGGTCGAGCTATACGTGGGCTCGATGGTCAAACGGGTAGATGATGACGCCGTCGTGCTGGAATCAGGCGAGCGAATCGAGACTCGGGTGCTCGTCTTCTGCGGAGGCGCGAAGGCGGATCCCGACGCGATCAGCTGGGGGCTCGACTTCGACAGCTCGGGACGGCTCGTCTGTGACGAGTACCTTCGCTCGCCTCGGCATCCCGAGATCTACGCCATCGGAGACGTCGCGGCGTTTAGGGATCCGGCGAACAACAAGATCCTGCCGATGCTCGCGCAGTTCGCGATTCGAGAAGGCGAGCACACCGCCGAGAACATCATGCGCGAGGCGCGAGGTGAGAGTCCTGTCGTGTTCAAACCGCATATGCACGGTGAGTTTGTGAGCGTGGGCCCGCGTTGGGGCGTGGGCTGGATGTTCAACATGAACATCTCCGGGGTGCCCGCGATCATCATGAAGCGTGCCACCTACGTCATGTATTGGTTCTCGGTAGGAGGAGCGGGGCTCGCGTGGAAAAGACTCAAAGAGATGCTCGCAATGGCTCGGTAG
- a CDS encoding type II toxin-antitoxin system Phd/YefM family antitoxin, which produces MTRHGRPAAVIMSVQDLASLEETLEILSAPGALEEIRSAEREINRGQYVSAAELRAKYLDSE; this is translated from the coding sequence ATCACCCGGCACGGGCGTCCCGCGGCAGTCATCATGAGCGTGCAGGACCTCGCAAGCCTTGAGGAGACGCTAGAGATCCTCTCGGCGCCCGGAGCTCTCGAAGAGATCCGTTCCGCAGAGCGCGAGATCAACCGCGGCCAGTACGTGAGCGCTGCCGAGCTGCGGGCGAAGTACCTCGATTCGGAGTAG
- a CDS encoding type II toxin-antitoxin system RelE/ParE family toxin translates to MEAYRLLVASSAERTLRRLPEAAAAAMVEFMTGLLLENPARVGKPLMFDLEGYLNARRGPYRAIYRVDEAERAVRAVRIEHRVDVYRAR, encoded by the coding sequence ATGGAGGCGTACAGGCTGCTGGTCGCCTCATCGGCCGAGCGCACGCTACGCAGACTTCCCGAAGCCGCCGCCGCGGCGATGGTCGAGTTCATGACGGGGCTGCTGCTGGAGAACCCGGCAAGGGTGGGCAAGCCGCTGATGTTCGATCTCGAAGGCTACCTGAATGCCCGGCGCGGCCCGTACCGCGCGATCTACCGTGTAGACGAAGCTGAGCGCGCCGTCCGCGCCGTCCGTATCGAGCACCGCGTGGACGTGTACCGCGCGCGGTGA
- a CDS encoding ammonia-forming cytochrome c nitrite reductase subunit c552: protein MRGPLRVAVMLAATISVTAAMSGCGKAVYEPVAVTDARAACGECHADNVDAYAAGPHAASGCATCHEDAEAHAADPEGVRAVIDWRVDACAECHSSIAGMHLYDDNLKVGPFGGSQRVPPIHKVEEFPEYNTIVAGHGFVRDYREEGAHVWMLEEHYETLRAKFETCLQCKSTKVAWAWHTGTPLTVPADTSIKLTHTAGDGTPARTVDIPAGTVVSLSTDFESYEVSATAVFPDGRVYTSRPSASEDPAEHRDMLWAATIATTKDTMPYGIGCNHCHDPHSSELRLIRPAMADAIASGGVDGRGGVNPYAPDIVNDVASASRKDLETLLCAQCHVEYTCGRSAIDGVVRDHYGWAKAGDLHEHYSRTFGYAQDWTHAIIGAPLIKSQHPEVELAWNSVHYNAGATCVSCHMPRVRSVTGEWVRSHWMTSPYKYHDTAVYGAFAQATGLAAVIGTGPCETCHGNRIADAIAGQRAVYERQKIVQELLALSVTRLGALREATDAGRTVDTTAHEAAIEAHQQAHVLWENLIVSENSMGFHNFDEVFDAMDDAEQFAREALKRAGEALPAEE from the coding sequence ATGAGAGGACCGCTTCGAGTAGCCGTCATGCTCGCTGCCACGATTTCCGTGACCGCAGCGATGTCGGGGTGTGGAAAGGCGGTCTACGAGCCGGTCGCTGTGACTGACGCGCGCGCCGCATGCGGTGAGTGTCACGCCGATAACGTGGATGCGTACGCCGCGGGACCCCATGCGGCTTCGGGATGCGCGACGTGCCACGAGGACGCCGAGGCCCACGCAGCCGACCCCGAGGGGGTGCGCGCGGTTATCGACTGGCGCGTCGACGCTTGCGCGGAGTGTCATTCATCCATCGCCGGGATGCATCTGTACGATGACAACCTGAAGGTAGGACCGTTTGGCGGTTCGCAGCGAGTGCCGCCGATCCACAAGGTCGAGGAGTTTCCCGAGTACAACACCATAGTGGCCGGGCACGGCTTCGTACGCGACTACCGTGAGGAAGGCGCGCACGTGTGGATGCTCGAAGAGCACTACGAGACGTTGCGCGCCAAGTTCGAGACGTGCCTCCAGTGCAAATCGACCAAGGTCGCGTGGGCGTGGCACACGGGTACACCTCTCACCGTGCCCGCGGACACCTCCATCAAGCTCACGCACACGGCAGGTGACGGCACGCCTGCACGGACCGTCGACATACCGGCAGGCACCGTCGTGAGCCTGTCAACCGACTTCGAGAGCTACGAGGTGAGTGCGACCGCCGTGTTTCCCGACGGACGCGTGTACACTTCGCGGCCATCAGCAAGTGAGGACCCCGCCGAGCACAGAGACATGCTGTGGGCGGCTACTATCGCGACCACCAAAGACACCATGCCGTACGGCATCGGCTGCAACCACTGCCACGATCCACACTCGTCTGAGCTCCGCCTCATCCGGCCCGCTATGGCCGACGCGATAGCCTCGGGCGGTGTCGACGGCCGCGGCGGCGTCAACCCCTACGCCCCTGACATAGTGAACGACGTCGCCTCCGCTTCGCGAAAAGACCTCGAGACTCTGCTGTGTGCCCAGTGCCACGTCGAGTACACGTGCGGCAGGAGCGCAATAGACGGCGTGGTACGTGACCACTACGGTTGGGCGAAAGCCGGTGATCTGCACGAGCACTACTCGCGCACCTTCGGCTACGCGCAAGACTGGACGCACGCGATAATCGGCGCGCCGCTCATCAAGAGCCAGCATCCCGAAGTCGAGCTCGCTTGGAACAGCGTCCACTACAACGCGGGCGCCACCTGCGTCTCATGCCACATGCCCCGCGTGCGCTCCGTGACGGGTGAGTGGGTCAGGAGCCACTGGATGACGAGCCCTTATAAGTACCACGACACCGCCGTGTACGGCGCATTCGCGCAAGCGACCGGATTGGCCGCGGTCATCGGGACGGGGCCGTGCGAAACGTGTCACGGAAACCGGATCGCCGACGCAATCGCCGGACAGCGGGCGGTCTATGAACGCCAGAAGATCGTTCAAGAGTTGCTCGCGCTCTCGGTCACCCGGCTCGGCGCGCTGCGCGAAGCCACTGACGCCGGTCGCACCGTTGACACGACGGCGCACGAAGCGGCCATCGAGGCACACCAGCAAGCCCACGTCCTCTGGGAGAACCTCATCGTGTCAGAGAACTCGATGGGGTTCCACAACTTCGACGAGGTCTTCGATGCGATGGATGATGCGGAACAATTTGCCCGAGAGGCTCTGAAGCGCGCCGGCGAGGCGCTCCCGGCCGAGGAGTAA
- a CDS encoding type II toxin-antitoxin system VapC family toxin, whose protein sequence is MTGSDRIVADASLVLAVLLPEAHSDEARAVLAGADEVHAPDLLLYEVVSALRMHVVRGTLTIAEAETKGAEAHDAPLLLTGARELDAHALSLAHVLGHSAYDCFYLALAIERECVLVTGDRGLASAARAIGLGTHVRLLGA, encoded by the coding sequence GTGACCGGATCTGACCGCATCGTCGCGGACGCGAGCCTCGTGCTCGCCGTGCTGCTCCCCGAGGCGCACTCTGACGAGGCGCGTGCCGTGCTCGCCGGCGCCGACGAGGTTCACGCACCGGACCTCCTGCTCTACGAGGTCGTCTCCGCGCTCCGCATGCACGTGGTCCGCGGCACGCTCACGATCGCCGAGGCCGAGACCAAGGGCGCCGAGGCGCACGACGCACCCCTGCTCCTGACAGGCGCCCGCGAGCTCGATGCGCACGCACTGTCGCTCGCGCACGTACTCGGGCACTCAGCGTACGACTGCTTCTACCTGGCGCTCGCGATCGAGCGGGAGTGCGTGCTCGTCACCGGGGACCGGGGTCTCGCCTCGGCCGCGCGCGCAATCGGACTTGGCACGCACGTCCGCCTGCTCGGCGCGTGA
- a CDS encoding DUF1284 domain-containing protein, with translation MSVESGPRLRGHHLICLQFMHGKGHSAEFARNVIGVLERLTESPGTVVAGPDDLCARCPALVDGICVGTVEGEGEAVVRVLDALALELLEMRPGDAFEYGATTLAAQRILKQWRSLACAGCPSEADCGPMIDLMRRFQPLD, from the coding sequence GTGAGCGTCGAGTCCGGTCCGCGACTCAGGGGACACCACCTCATCTGCTTACAGTTCATGCACGGCAAGGGCCACTCGGCGGAGTTCGCCCGCAACGTGATCGGCGTCCTCGAGCGGCTCACGGAGAGCCCAGGGACGGTCGTGGCTGGTCCGGACGACCTCTGCGCGCGTTGTCCCGCTCTCGTGGACGGCATCTGCGTGGGCACTGTCGAGGGTGAGGGCGAGGCGGTGGTCAGGGTACTCGACGCGCTCGCACTTGAGCTCCTGGAAATGCGCCCGGGAGACGCCTTCGAGTACGGAGCGACCACCCTGGCGGCGCAGCGTATCCTCAAACAGTGGCGCTCACTCGCATGCGCCGGCTGCCCTTCGGAAGCCGACTGCGGCCCGATGATCGATCTCATGCGCCGCTTCCAGCCGCTCGACTGA
- a CDS encoding ABC transporter ATP-binding protein, with the protein MKPRLAYRDATIGYPGTAVVKRVTLDIAAGEVVGLIGPNGAGKSTILRAVTGAARVSAGEVELDGRPLSRYSVRERARVAAVVPQSVSAAFSFTAREFVLMGRHPHLSRLQQLSSADESLAHSVMEHTDTLRLADEAVDTLSGGDLQRLALAQALAQQPSVLLLDEATSHLDLNHRLQVLDLIRDLADSGMAVLAVFHDLDLAARYSDRLAVVDAGRLGPSGPPHDVLTGTLLARVFRVRAVVGTDPVTGSVTVTPVLREEAVEQSYRGRVLVVGGSGTGAPLMRGLFLAGYDVRAAALSVGDIDQAVAEALGVAYVKIAAFGTVDQAAARRIEEESRAADVVIVGEIPVGGANLGNLAAATAAPERTVFVGAFGPGRDFTDGKASALVADALARGARQVADVEAALAAAAEISRAAGSGA; encoded by the coding sequence GTGAAGCCGCGTCTGGCATATCGTGACGCGACGATCGGCTACCCTGGCACCGCGGTTGTAAAGCGCGTCACGCTCGATATCGCCGCGGGGGAGGTGGTCGGATTGATCGGCCCCAACGGCGCGGGCAAGTCGACGATACTGAGGGCGGTGACGGGTGCCGCACGCGTCAGTGCGGGCGAGGTCGAACTCGACGGGCGACCGCTCTCGCGGTACTCAGTGCGCGAACGCGCGAGGGTGGCCGCTGTGGTGCCGCAGTCAGTGAGCGCGGCGTTCTCGTTCACCGCTCGTGAGTTCGTGCTCATGGGGCGCCACCCGCATCTTTCCAGACTCCAGCAGCTGTCGTCGGCAGACGAGTCGCTGGCTCATTCTGTCATGGAACACACCGACACCCTGCGTCTTGCCGACGAGGCGGTGGACACCCTGTCCGGCGGCGACCTGCAGCGGCTGGCGCTTGCGCAGGCTCTCGCGCAGCAGCCATCGGTCCTGTTGCTCGACGAAGCCACGAGTCACCTCGACCTCAATCACCGCCTGCAGGTGCTCGATCTCATCCGTGATCTTGCCGATTCGGGGATGGCGGTGCTCGCGGTCTTCCACGACCTCGACTTGGCGGCACGTTACAGTGATCGTCTCGCCGTCGTGGATGCGGGGAGACTCGGTCCGAGCGGTCCGCCGCACGATGTGCTGACGGGCACGCTTCTTGCGCGCGTGTTCAGGGTACGCGCTGTTGTTGGGACCGACCCGGTGACCGGCTCAGTGACGGTGACGCCGGTCCTGCGTGAGGAGGCGGTGGAACAGTCGTACCGTGGACGGGTGCTCGTGGTGGGCGGTTCGGGAACCGGGGCACCGCTCATGCGCGGGCTCTTTCTTGCTGGATACGATGTAAGGGCGGCCGCGTTGAGCGTTGGCGACATCGATCAAGCGGTCGCCGAGGCACTCGGGGTTGCATACGTGAAGATCGCCGCGTTTGGAACCGTAGATCAGGCTGCGGCACGAAGGATCGAAGAGGAGTCGCGCGCCGCAGACGTCGTCATCGTAGGGGAGATCCCGGTGGGCGGGGCGAATCTCGGCAACCTCGCCGCCGCGACGGCCGCTCCCGAGCGCACCGTCTTCGTGGGAGCGTTTGGACCAGGTCGCGACTTCACCGATGGGAAAGCGTCTGCGCTTGTCGCGGACGCTCTCGCCCGCGGGGCACGTCAGGTCGCAGACGTCGAGGCTGCCCTCGCCGCGGCGGCGGAGATCAGTCGAGCGGCTGGAAGCGGCGCATGA
- the msrA gene encoding peptide-methionine (S)-S-oxide reductase MsrA, with translation MATIYLAGGCFWGVEKLMASVRGVSSTEAGYANGTTDSPTYRDVVTGRTGYAETVRVDYDPSFAPLPFLLEIFFEAIDPTSLNRQGNDVGTQYRTGVYYSDPADLPFIERSVAKLQEQFAEPVVVEVEPLGAYVSAEEYHQDYLDKNPGGYCHIDIQLFAKAAEAVPDASHFE, from the coding sequence ATGGCCACGATCTATCTCGCCGGAGGGTGTTTCTGGGGTGTCGAGAAGCTCATGGCCTCGGTGCGTGGCGTGAGCTCGACTGAGGCCGGGTACGCCAACGGCACGACCGACTCGCCCACGTACCGCGATGTCGTTACCGGCCGGACCGGATATGCGGAGACCGTGCGCGTGGACTACGACCCGTCCTTCGCACCGCTGCCGTTCCTGCTCGAAATCTTCTTCGAGGCCATCGACCCGACCTCGCTCAACCGGCAGGGCAACGATGTCGGTACGCAGTACCGCACCGGCGTCTACTACAGCGACCCCGCCGACCTTCCGTTCATCGAGCGCTCGGTCGCGAAACTCCAGGAACAGTTCGCGGAGCCTGTCGTCGTCGAGGTCGAGCCGCTGGGCGCCTACGTATCGGCGGAAGAGTACCACCAGGACTATCTCGACAAGAATCCAGGCGGGTACTGCCACATCGACATCCAGCTGTTCGCCAAGGCCGCCGAGGCCGTCCCGGACGCATCGCACTTCGAGTAG